The following are encoded in a window of Pongo abelii isolate AG06213 chromosome 16, NHGRI_mPonAbe1-v2.0_pri, whole genome shotgun sequence genomic DNA:
- the ELL3 gene encoding RNA polymerase II elongation factor ELL3 (The RefSeq protein has 1 substitution compared to this genomic sequence) gives MEELQEPLRGQLRLCFTPAARTSLLLLRLNDAALRALQECQRQQVRPVIAFRGHRGYLRLPGPGWSCLFSFIVSQCCQEGAGGSLDLVCQHFLRSGPNRLHCLGSLRERLIIWAAMDSIPAPSSVQGHNLTEDA, from the exons ATGGAGGAGCTCCAGGAGCCCCTGAGAGGACAGCTCCGGCTCTGCTTCACGCCAGCTGCCCGGACTAGCCTCTTACTGCTCAGGCTCAACGACGCTGCGCTGCGGGCGCTGCAAGAGTGTCAGCGGCAACAGGTACGGC CGGTGATTGCTTTCCAAGGCCACCGAGGG TATCTGAGACTCCCAGGCCCTGGTTGgtcctgcctcttctccttcatAGTGTCCCAGTGTTGCCAGGAGGGCGCTGGTGGTAGCTTGGACCTTGTGTGCCAACACTTCCTCAG GTCTGGGCCTAACCGCCTCCACTGCCTGGGCTCACTCAGGGAGCGCCTCATTATTTGGGCAGCCATGGATTCTATCCCAGCCCCATCATCAGTTCAGGGACACAACCTGACTGAAGATGCCAGA